From the Corvus cornix cornix isolate S_Up_H32 chromosome 1A, ASM73873v5, whole genome shotgun sequence genome, the window AATGTATTTTCCACTTCACTGCCATATCCATCTCTCTCAGTGCTGTTGGACTGTGGTGTTGTATCACAACTGACAGAGGTTATTAATTTCAAACCTATaaatcagcatttcagaaaagctcttaactttgtttttctagtcctgctgctcccacagtaTCCATGAAACAGGATGTTAGGACACAGATAGGAAGTTAACACCCACCAACCTGTGAACACAGGTACTACTGTGCATAGGGGTCTGATGTCCTGAGACACATTGTTGGGTCTTTTGGCTGCCAGGCACCAACCTGGGGTTCAAAGGCAAGAGAGAGAGATTCAGGAGCCCATTTGCATCCTGATGTGAGAGTgagcttctctttcttctctggaCAGGTACTTCCTTAGCAAATCCGTAGCAAAAGTACTAGAGACAGGAAAGAGGTCTGTAAAGCACAGTGAGGTTGGTTCTTCAGTGGAAGGAGAGAGTAACTGACATCCTGCTCACAAGAGGGCTTTGGTAGTGAAGACTGAATGCTGGTCTTGAACTGAAAATCCTAAGGAAGTAGTGAACAGGACATAGCCCCTGGTGTGATGTGCTGTCAGCAATGCCCACTGTCAGACAGCTTGGCTGCTGTGTCCCAAAACAGCCAAGGGCTTTTGAGAAATTACCCTTTCATACTGCACCAGAGAGAAGTGTCAGTCTAGAGGCCAGAGGCTCTTCACtcacaaaaatctgaaatgagATTGGATGTCATCTTTCCACCAGGAGATGGAAAATGGAGGTGTTTCTCCTAAGTATCCAAAACACAAGAGAGTCTGGATgactgcagcaacagcaggtTGTCTTTCAATCCGACAGCATATGCCTTCTATGAAATGGTGAGATTTTCTTAGTTGGCAGAAAGCTGAGCTTTCTCAGAAGTTTTTCTGAACCAGCTGTTGCTTTGAATGAAGTCCAGGGAAAGTTGGGCAACAGCTCTTCTCACATCTGATGTGCAGTTAATGCTGGGTGTCACCAGCCTTGGAGTAGTCTGTCAAGTCCAGGAAGATTCAGCCTCCTCCTGCTACCCACGATGGATGATGAATGTAAGGATCATGATAGGGCTGTGAGCAATATACCAACAAATGTCAGCTTTACAGCTGGGGAGCAAAGTGCCCTACGGAGGATGTGGACTTGGAAAAAGGTCATGAAGTTGCAGAGGTGTGAACTTGCTGGGGTCAAAAAGATAATATGGGAATTACTGGTCAACCACATCAGATGGTGTGAAGGACTTCTGTAATGTTTGTAAGGGTATCTGGTCCTTGTGTATGACTTAAAGGAAATCATCCGTTTAGTGTCTGAGCTGGAAACCTGCTTGATCCTACCCAGGAACAGCACAGCAGACCTTCTTTGGCAGCTTGCTGAAGCATGGAATAGCTGAATTTCCGGTGGTGGCTGTGCAGGGGGTTATGCCAGGTAGTGTCTCTCCAACTATAGGCAAGTAGATGGGCAAGAGAGGTTTTACTGTAGAAGGATGAAGTGGTGACTATGCTAATAAAGAACATAACAGTTTCCCTCCTAAATTTAGAAGGGCTTGAAGCAGATGAGCTCAGTGTATAGCAGTTGCATATGATGAGTTTCCAAAGGTAGGTTATGGGGTTGCCAGGTCACTGTTACAGTTCCGGTGTCCCTGTAACCATCACTGCTCATGTGAGTGACTGATGGAAGAGCCAGAGGCAGCTTCTGAATCAGTGGTGCTGTCCACCTCCAGCGTGGTCAACCTTGTGGCACTTGAGGAGCtctcttcactgctgctgtgggggaCCTGATAGCAGTCAAGGGTCTGTAAGTAATGGAGAGAGacaaggagggaagagagggaagtAATGTGTTTTGCACCAGTGAACATGCAAATAGTCTCTTTTTCTGTCCCACATTTCTTCCACGCAGGAAACGGAGTGAGTGTGATGTTTAGGTTACACTTTCTTCTCCTGTCCTGGCACAACATGGTAGCGTTGCACAGCTGGGGACCCTAAATCCCTTGGGAAACATCTAATAGTGAGGAGGGCCAGGTGATGACCCCCAAATGCTGGTGCCAATATCTTTTTTGTGAGGATGtgaaaggggaaagaggaagaacatCCTTAACTTTGCACACTAGAAAATGAGTGCTGGCTCAGACTTGACCTGAAGGTGGGAGTCAGCTTCCAGGAGATCAGATCTGCAGATCTGACTCTCAGCAAAATCACTAGCCTGCTCTCTAACGCTGGGTGATTCTCACTTGGGAAGTTTCCTGTGCACACGAGAGCTGCTTTCTCCATGGGGAAGGACAACAATGCTTCCTGTTTTCCTACAACAttgctccctcctccctcctctaGTTTCTCGGGCAGGCTGGCAGTCGTATTGCATCTGGGTGAAGTCTCTCCTTTGTTTGCTCTCCTGTTTCGCCAGACCGACTTTCCTActtttttatctctgtgtttGTTCTCCGACTGCCACGTCGCTCGTGTGTTCATAGGGCAAGGTGGTGTGAGGAACAGCCAGGAGCACAGGTGCAGTTTGCTCCTGACagatcccagaaaaaaaaatagctacaTGATAGGTGTAGTTTTTGAGGTGCCCTGTAGGGTAAAGATCTGTTTCAAGGCATCCTGTGAATCCATTGCTTCTACAGAACAGGCATTGTTTAAGCCATGTCCACTTCAACATCTCTGTGGTGGATGTGACACCTGACAGTGTTTGTGACTAAACTGAGCAAAGCCAGTTTTCCTTTGCCCTTGATGGCACTCTTGCATATCGATCTGTTAATCTATAGGTAATGACCAATAAGGGATCCTCTGTGGGGCAAGGCTTAAAAGCACATCTGGCCTTAACCACAATTTCGTGGTTATGAGGCAATAGTCTCAAGAGTTGACTTCCTCACTCTTTCAAGGAAGGGTCTTGTgcctttaaaaaccaaaccaaacagcacccacaaaccccaaacaacaaaagccACCATCTCTGTATAATGTGCGAGCCCTCCAGGGGAGCGCGCGGGCTGCTATGATGTCAGTGGCTCTCTCTGCCAGCCTTTCACACGCCTCAGAGGCCAAGGCgctgcacagcagagctctgtggtTTCGCGTGTggctgcacagggctgtgctcgGGGTCACGAGGCTGCCACTGCTCCCCggccagcccagctctgtgggagAGGTCTGCTTGTGCACTCCAAGCAGGCAGTTGGATGCAAAACTTCTCCTGTTGCCATGCCTAACgctgttggtttttttgaagtccttgccaggcagggctgggggaggtcTACTGAATTCAGGATCTatgtgagaagaaaaatagcCTATTTAAATGTCAGTAGCTAAGCCCTATTCCTGTGCAGGCATATACTTGTGCAGTATGAGTAATGAGACAAAAGACAGGCTTCAGAAATGAGGCCTCAGATTTAAATATCTCCAAGAGTTGGCTGAGTGTAAGGCCCTTCCAAATGTACACTGTCTGTGCAAGCACAGCTGGGATGCTCACCccaaagggcagggaaaggagtgAAGCAGTAGGAAGCATCTTTGTGCTGCATCTGCCATTGCATTatcctgaaaaatgttttttgccttgtttttaaaactaagCCACATGACTTCAAATGCTGTGGGCAAACTGACAGAGAACGGAAACTCAGTGGGTAAAATCTGGAGCACATCTCAGTGCAGTGGGAATGTCCAGGTGAGCAGGGTGGGCTCTGAAGTGCTGGCATGGGAAAGCATGAGAAGTCACCCCTTCTTTTGTCCATAGTAAACTTGTTGGGCTTGATTTGCTTTAAGGACATTTTGTGACTTCTCTGATATCATCTGTTCCAGGATCAGGCTCCTCAGGTGGCCTTTTCTCCTGAACAACTGCATGCTTTCTGGCTGGGTTGGCAGGTGACAGATGTTTGCTGATCTTGATCTAGCTTGTAATTTATGTACTTTTAGGTTGGTTATTCTAGCATACACAAACACATTGCAGTACCTGGATCACCTCAGCCTCCATATAAAGCTTCAGCTAACTCCTCCTATCCTAAAGAAAATGGGAGagatttcagaaaagaagtGATGACTTGGATGACAGCTTACAGGTTTCTGTTTGACCAGGCCTGTCAAGCATAGGCAAAGGACAATATTGGTGGTGGTGTGAGCTATCCCAGAAACTCATCCTAAAGAGTAACAGTCTGTCCTTTGGTTCTTTCTGTATGTATGGGATGGATACTCATGTAGACCAAAGCTTATCCACTGTCAGGTAAAATCGTAGCTGTTCTGTGATTAAGCTTATCAAGTATAAACCCACAAAATAGCACTAGCTTCAGAAATGGCCCCCAATGTCCTGCAGTATCTGTGGGTCATGCTACAAGTAACATTTGCAAGACGTGTGGAGTATTTTATGTCACCTACTGTCTGTGACAGTTTAGGAGTTCAGGAGTTGTGTTAGGGCACTCTTATGGGTATCCCAGTGTTAGAAAAGCAACAACTTGCTGTTGCTGAGGTGTGCATTTTAGAAACAAGTAATGTATTCAAGCTTACCCAAATTAATTTGCTTCTCTGCAGGCAACATGGTGGAATGGTGTTTACCCCAAGATATAGATTTGGAAGGTGTGGAATTCAAATCCATGGCAAGTGGGTCCCACAAAATCCAGTCAGATTTCATGTGAGTACATCTGAGCtatattcttcctttcttaGCTATGCATCTACACCACCAGCTCTTACTTCAGAACATGCAAGAAAAATACCATCTAGGAAGCTATGGTTTTGCAGAAACCTGCTTGCTAAACTGTTTCTAGCTGAGCCAAGGATACTTTTCAGACACCTTCATATCATATTAAGTACCAGCTAGCTGCAGGTACCTGCCGTGTgactgctctgcctgtggaggCCAACTGGTGAATGGGGCAGGCCAGCTTTGGTGTGCAAATCTTAGTGTGTACTGGGCAAATGATCTGCACTGCCACTATTGGGACTGTGAACAGAGGTGTAGGGTGAAGGGGAAGGAATGGCAGAACTAAAATAGGAAGCATTTTGCAGGAACAGgactttgaaaaatgttcttaACTCTGCCAGGGCTTTTGGTTCCTTTAAATGTTGTTATAAACAGGTCTCActcactttcttttttgctaGCTCCTTCAGTGGAAACACGTAAGAGGAATTTTCTGCATTCTGCTAACCCAATGTTGCAATGCAGCAATGTTTTGCAATGAACTGCAGTGTCACAATTCCTTCTGGTCAAGAATAACAGTTACTTTCTTAAAGGCATGTGTACTGAACCCTTTCAGTCAGAGTGTGCTTCAACATGCTGGAACCCAAAATATGACCAGGTAGCTGGACTGTACTCAGAACTGCATTCACTGCAGGTTTCTTCCTTGGAGGAAGGGCTCTGCACTGACTGAATCATGCATTCTGTTGGTCTTCCTTCcaagttatttatttacttgcatTCCTTACCAGCCTGTGACATGGCTAGTAGGGGCTTTAGTAGGAACTCTTGCCTTAAATATTCTGTCTTGTTTTTGAGAAGACTGGGGCACCCAAGGCCTGTTCTCAGCCCTTCAGCTAGCAGGGTGGGATTTCAGGGAGTTCCTTACAGAAGAAACTATGTTCCCAAATCAGAATTTTTAGCACTCAGTTACTtacctttcttcctctttcctctttttaacGTTAACCCTTCTGTCAAACCTTTGTCTCCAGTTATTTCCGGAAAGGGCTCTGTTTTGGCCTGGCCTGCTTTGCCAACATGCCTGTGGAGAGTGAGTTAGAGCGTGGTGCCCGCATGAAGTCCGTGGGCATCCTCTCCCCTTCCTACACCCTGCTGTATAGGTACATGCACTTCCTGGAGAACCAGGTCAGGTAAGTTCCCTTGGGAATGAGACTGGCTCTTCCCTACCTGGGAGAGGTAATGTTGCTTCTACGGAGAGCAGTTTTAGGCAAATGAGAATTTGGCAACAATGCTGTGCTGTGACTTCCTTGACTGGCTATTTCTCCAGAAAGTGTTACAGGTTCACAATGTGAAGGAGACAAGGAACTGATTAGCAGCAGTCTGTTCCCTCCTAACGGGCTACTCAAATGCTACCCAAACCCTACTTATTGTATGCAGACACAAGTGTCACAGGGAGAGTTCAGAGAACAAGAagttcttccctttttcttcttctgaaaacCATTTTACTAGGGGCTTACAAAAGGCTTCTAATTGTGTAATGGTGATCCTGGCTAGCTGTGTGCTTCAGCTGTGTAGAGTGGATCTAGAAAGGAAAATGGTGATGGTAGAAAAGAAAACTCTTCCTACCTGAGTGTATTTCAAACAGGATCCGTGCTATGCACACCCCAGCTCACTGCCTGTGTCAGTCCTGTGCATGTTCTCTGGCTgcactgagagctgctggtggtCCTGATGCTTCTTTAGCCCCCTTGGATGAGTCCCTGAGGTACCCAGGATCCCTTTTAGCTGGGAGAGCAGATATTTACTGGGGGCAAGGCACTCAACAAATAGTCTGGAGACACTACAGgtctccccttttttcctttcttttccagacacCAGCTGGAGATGCCAGGGCACTACTCCCATCTAGAGGCATTCTATGATGACAAGAAAGGAGTTCTCCCTGATAGCAagggcacccccagctctcagcAACCTGTCCACTGGCTGCCTTCCATCCACAGATACATGTACCCAGAGATGAAGGTGAGGCAGGTGCCTGAGGCCTGCAGGAATGGGCAgagggctgctgctccttgctggTGCCTCATACTCCTTTATGTAAGCAGTCACTCCCACGCTTTGTAGGCTGCTTTAGTGAAGATTTTGTTACTTGGACTGTTGCAAGCTGTGTGCTGGTCTTGCTCCCACATTTAGACTTAGCATCTGTGCATGTGTCCCTGTTTCACCTCTgagctgttttcttccctttcgCTCCACCTGCAGATCACACACCCTGCTGGCTGTATGTCTCAGTTCATCAAATTCTTCGGTGAGCAGATCCTCGTCCTCTGGAAGTTTGCCCTGCTGCGCAAGCGCATACTGATATTTTCACCACCCCCAGTTGGAGTTGTCTGCTATAGAGGTATGTTTCCAGGgacactgcagagctctgatcTAGTAGGCTGAAGCACTGTAGAAATGGCTGTGAGTACTGAGGGGACAGACGTCATGCAGGTCTTCAAAATCCATTGTGACCATTCCTCGTGAAGATACCGCTCAGTCTGCATTGACACATTTCCTACgaaatgcttttcttcaggCCTCATGAGTAAGGACACATCTGGCACTGTCAAACTCAGTTCCTGTCAGCAAAGGATGAAAAGAGCACTGACTGAATTTGTGGATTCTAGAATGTGGGATTCCTACGGGAGAACTGATTATTTCCTATGCAAAACAGGATGTCATCACTTGAGAAGTTCTGGTGTTCAAGGGCATTTCAGAGCTCTGACCATTGTTTTCATAGAGGCATGTGGGAGAACGGGGCAAGTGGGATTCAGAGTGCCCTtgaggaaaaccaaaagcatCTCAGGATATACTTCTCTTGTCCACAGTGTATTGCTGCTGTTGCCTTGCAAATGTTTCTCTGCCTGGTCTTGGAGGAACTGTCCCAGAGTCCAAACCATTCTTCTATGTGAATGTGGCAGACATAGAAATGCTGGAGACAGAAGTATCATACGTGGCCTGTAAGTATAATGGATTAGGCGTTTTTAGCCTCGGGCTGCAAAATGTCTTGAGACACCAGGCTGTGGAGTAGAACTGATGAGAAATAGGTTGTGCATGGAATGACTAACTatgaaagcaggagagaacaGTTGGTCTGCTGGGAAAGCAACATCCTGCTCTGAAAATCTTCTCTGATTTTGGCAGGTACAACAGAAAAGATCTTTGAGCAGAAACGGGATCTCTATGATGTCTATGTAGACAACCAGAATGTGAAGACGCATCATGAGCATCTGCAACCACTCCTGAAAATTAACAATGCCGACAAGGAGAAGTACCGACGGCTCAATGACCAAAGGTAATCACGGACATCTGGGTGGTCCTGATAGGAGATGTGGAATAAAGAGGACACTGCTCCTTTGAACTTTCCTCCTTGTAGTATTTCTAAAATATCCCACTGGTTGGTTCAGCTCATCTCTTGAAGGTGCTGGTCATCTCATAATGCTTTGAGGTTCATAGTAGGTATGGGCAATTAACCTGTCTCCCTTTTCTCAGGCAGATGTTAATGTACTCTCAAGAAGTGGGTGAGGATTGCAGCTCCTGTGAAGAGGACCTTTTCATCTTGTGAGTGGCTACCTCTAACACTTAGTTGGACACTGTTAGTTTTAGGGAGCCTCTTGCACTGATTTCGTGTTGCACTGGTTTGGCATATTATGAAACATCATGTTTGATGTAATTCCATAGTCAGCTTTCTTCCTCTAGGGTTCAAAAAACAGACTGGCTCTTCCTCTTCAGATtatcttcctttcattttgagAAGCCAAAATGTAGTATCCACTGGGGTCTCTTATGTGCCAGGAGGGagaagtgaattttaaaaacacaattaGAGATGTAAGAATGCCCTCCAATTTTTGTAAACATAAGCACTATAGGATTTTTCTTGCCAGAACATTTGGCTCTGGAAAAGACAATGTTCATGGGAAGCAGGCACTGTACCATGCTGGGGGTGGTACACTGTGGAAATAAGACCTGCGTGTGAAGGACTGGCCCACTGATGTGGCTGACTTCATACTTGGCAAACAGAGGAACCAGAACTGGATGTAGAGTAGGAGGTACAGAATTAGATAAAAACCACATGTCTACCACCTCTGAAGCCCTTCACTGCCTGTTGCTATTCACACTCTGCAGCAGGTGAAAAGTAATGGGATGAAACTCTGTGAAGGGCTGTCAGGGCAGAGCTCTGATTGTTGAGCTTCACAGGCATAGCCAGAGCTCTTTCTGAGTAGCTTTGCATGTTTCTAGGAAAGCAACAGGTAAGAAGTAGCTCTCACTGGTGTTTTCTGCACCAGTAATGGAGAATTTATTTACCCAGTGGCTTATCAGATGGGTGACAACActgtttcctccttttcattACGGGAGCTGTAGGCATGATGTACCTGCTTGGTGACCACAGATCACACTTTAGCTGATAACGTGGCGGCTTCTGAGGGAAATGCCTCCCACAGATGGGAGCAGCACTGTCAATTAAAAGTTACTACTTTATCTTTGTTTATTCTGGGTCATCCATAGAGTGAATGGAAAAGTACTACAGCGCCACCTGAAAAGGATCTCTGGTGAAAGGGGGTTAAATGCAGTtctggggctctgctgcctgcttgtAAATGCACTGTCTGTTTGGAGGTGCAGTGCTATTGCTTTCACTGACTTTACCCTACAGGTTTTTCATGGAGCAGAACAACCGCATATTCCAGACACTGATGGAGGTGTCAGCCAGCCAGGATAAGACACTGACAGCTGACCATGCACGAGGCATGGGCCTGGATCCCCAAGGGGATCGAAGTTTCCTTATGGACCTCCTGGAAGTGTATGGCATTGATGTTATGCTAGTCATTGACAACCCCTGCTGCACTTAAACCAAGGGCAAGAGAGATGGGGAGCAACGATCACTTTTTAAAGACTACCTGACATTGCTTAGGAGGATCACTGGAACTCACCACAGCCCCAGTTATTTAATAACTTTATATGGAGagtatttataattttaaaacaagatgtgattttattttctcacactCAACTTCCCACTGAGTACCTGCTCTAGGGTTCCTTGTGGTTTtgtctccctttccctttcatttgtctttttttgttttgtctagCTAGGACCAGTGGCACCTTTGCACCAAACCTCACTGTTGCCAGTGATAGCTAGGTTTTGGCCTGGCCCGGATACCTGAGGGCTGAAGACTTCAGGAAAGCACTTTGTTTGATGACAACCAATGTGAAATGCTATAGCTGAGCTTTCAGAGTTGGCTGGAAAATCCTATTATCAACTCCCCCTTCCACTTGGGGACTGAAGAGAGCTTCAGCACAAACTGTTAATGGCCCAGTCTCATAAATATGTCCTACCAGTTTATTGGTGGGGACAGTTAAACCAATGATAAGAACCGGGACTCCTTTAAATATTCCTCACCCAACTTGAAGCTGAATTGGAGTAAAGCCACCCTTTCCTGTAAACGGCAGAGGCAAGTTTGGGATCGGGGATGCTACAGGATCTTATGACTTTGCTTACTGGAGCAGCATGCTTTCACTCCCAGCATCTGAGGTGGTCTCAACTGGCAGAGACTGCACCTACCTGTGTCATAGCTGGAGAAGAGCACCCTCTCTCCTCAATCCATCCCACCACTTCCTTTGGTTTTTAGTTGCATCACACCTGCTTCTTTGGTTTAAAATCTTCCAACCAGCAAGATGGTCTCCCATTTAACAGGGACCAACACCACTGAGCCACTTTTCAATCACTTTGTTCTCCAGCCTCAGCTCGGATGGTGCTAGGCTGGACAGGGTAGAATGAGTATGCTTTAACTTATGTCACTCGCCCTTCCTTTGTAGCTGATGGGACTTGTTGCTCCTTTGCTTTAACACTGTCTGCTAATCCTCCTTTTGTTGAGCCttcagcactgcctgctgctATCCCTGGCTTTCCATGTGAGAGAGACAACAGACCTTTCAACTGGAACAACTGAAGTTTGCAGGAGGTTCCCTTGGAGTTTGGTGTTCTTAACTGGCACAGCTGCTAGGAGCAATGTTTAAAAGCaggtctttcttttttcctgggcagagctgtaGAACTAGATGAAACAGGTATTTTCTTATGCTGTGGAAAGAACAGGATTCAATTCATGAAGGACCAGTCATTACCTCCAGGAAGGGTATCCCAATAAAGAGTAATCCCTTTGCTGTGCAAAATCCAAGAATGTATTGGGGGTTCTAGGTGTGACATATTGCTTTGCCCCAAATCCTTCAGCCAGTAGCAGTATCGGCTTTAAGCAAACTGTTCTTCCTGAACTGTGGCTACAGCTAATTAGTTGATGCTTCTATCATTATAGATTCCAGCACCCTTGGAAGCTTTCTGTGCACTGCAGGAATGCAAACTGTAGCTGATGTATCCATTTGTCCTAGCATTTTATAGGATGAGACAGAGCCTGACCCAGCAACGTCTCACCCATGCTAAAGCAGGCAAGCACCTTTTGGAAACAAGTGAAGCAAATGTTCTCCAAGTATACCCTCTGTGGATTGTTTCCCTCAGGAAAGGAGGAGGCTGGCTGTCCTGTATTTCCTTGAAGGCTGTCTGCAGCAAAGGGGTAGTTTTGCTTGCTGTGGATACAGTTGTAGTGAGGTGTGGTATTGGGGCTTCACATGGCTTGTTGCACAGTTCATTGGTATGAGCTTCAGCATATTATGTTCCTGCAATTTGCCTGTCTCTGAGCAGTCACTCCCCTGGCTGCTTTTTCAAGGCTTCAGATGTTTTTGTACAGAGGATAATATGCTGCTGTTTGTACTGTCAATTGCTCACAACTGTAACATCATCATCCTTAGAaggttggggaaaaaaatgtaggaagAGGTAAAAACAGCTGAGtatcatttaatgaaaataccactctcttttccttaagaaatggctttgtttttaaattgacACTTGAAGTATAATAGTGGCCCACAATCTGCACACTTTTTCCTCTAACTTCCACTTTAGTTTTAACATGCTCTTTGCAGTGATGGACCCTGAGGAAGCATAGCTGCCCTCGAATTGCTGGCACTTCTTCagacaccaaaaccaaaaaaaaaacagaactgaaacGAGTCTCTAGCaatttttcctctcactttctTGAAGGTTTGCTACGTAGCTTAGCTGTGGTCAGTTGTTAATGACTCTCTGTTCTCTTTGTCAGTAGTTCTTTTGCTAAactaaacagaaacaaaccttTGATTTGGTGTTGAAA encodes:
- the DENND11 gene encoding DENN domain-containing protein 11, coding for MVERSDEAPLLFWAEGPAVSAPPPAAEPGSSGSGGRRLGGGWSAAPWDGEGPAEAAGPPRAEAEEDQIVAVFVVTFDPRTGNMVEWCLPQDIDLEGVEFKSMASGSHKIQSDFIYFRKGLCFGLACFANMPVESELERGARMKSVGILSPSYTLLYRYMHFLENQVRHQLEMPGHYSHLEAFYDDKKGVLPDSKGTPSSQQPVHWLPSIHRYMYPEMKITHPAGCMSQFIKFFGEQILVLWKFALLRKRILIFSPPPVGVVCYRVYCCCCLANVSLPGLGGTVPESKPFFYVNVADIEMLETEVSYVACTTEKIFEQKRDLYDVYVDNQNVKTHHEHLQPLLKINNADKEKYRRLNDQRQMLMYSQEVGEDCSSCEEDLFILFFMEQNNRIFQTLMEVSASQDKTLTADHARGMGLDPQGDRSFLMDLLEVYGIDVMLVIDNPCCT